In a single window of the Halobacteriovoraceae bacterium genome:
- a CDS encoding LysM peptidoglycan-binding domain-containing protein, whose product MIEVRPSIFYKIYEVQPGDTLSQIITDHFSYDDLPHSPNLNWSEINYLIGIVLHNNPHIKDPNRIQPWQMIDLATYKKKHSEIYTSAHHALMKNIFRHIPIGMSHIISRNQGGIDWFALFISGLVSGTDGVAKVYIKAMERFADFVNQGGYTFKGSSNNLAAMLQDVWDKGPIKKEINAMNDLLIAQIKGLNYKGYINPLKKHLVFPNTFAPRKAVRYAENAVKHLGKARKVAFGTSYVIEPVLGAFRVYRAKDGEKVKVAFEQTGGVILGASFAAAAAYGVCSLVLFYPSGGSSLFGCTFVVSFAAGAIGSYKGSEIGGKIYDGLDGVLY is encoded by the coding sequence ATGATCGAAGTGAGACCAAGTATTTTTTATAAAATTTATGAGGTTCAGCCTGGAGATACCTTGTCTCAAATTATCACAGATCACTTTTCGTATGATGACTTGCCTCATAGTCCGAATCTTAATTGGTCTGAAATAAATTATCTCATTGGTATTGTACTTCATAATAATCCTCACATAAAAGATCCTAATAGAATACAACCCTGGCAAATGATAGATCTTGCTACATATAAGAAAAAACACTCTGAAATTTATACCAGTGCTCATCACGCATTAATGAAGAATATATTTAGACATATACCAATAGGAATGTCCCATATTATAAGCAGAAATCAGGGGGGTATAGATTGGTTTGCGCTCTTTATTTCTGGATTGGTATCAGGAACAGATGGCGTAGCAAAAGTATATATCAAAGCAATGGAAAGGTTTGCTGATTTTGTAAACCAAGGCGGTTATACATTTAAAGGTTCTAGCAATAATCTAGCAGCAATGCTTCAGGACGTTTGGGATAAGGGTCCAATTAAGAAAGAAATAAATGCGATGAATGACCTTCTTATCGCTCAAATCAAGGGACTAAATTATAAAGGGTATATTAATCCTTTGAAAAAACACCTAGTTTTTCCTAATACATTTGCACCCAGAAAAGCTGTAAGATATGCTGAAAATGCCGTAAAGCATCTTGGGAAAGCTAGGAAGGTGGCATTTGGTACGAGTTATGTAATTGAGCCGGTACTAGGTGCTTTTAGAGTTTATAGAGCAAAAGATGGTGAGAAGGTTAAAGTTGCTTTTGAGCAGACAGGTGGAGTTATTTTGGGAGCATCTTTTGCAGCTGCAGCGGCATATGGAGTATGTTCACTTGTTCTTTTTTATCCATCCGGCGGGTCAAGCTTGTTTGGTTGTACGTTTGTAGTATCTTTTGCTGCTGGCGCTATCGGAAGTTATAAAGGATCAGAGATTGGAGGCAAAATTTACGATGGACTGGATGGGGTTCTATATTGA